The following proteins are encoded in a genomic region of Gossypium hirsutum isolate 1008001.06 unplaced genomic scaffold, Gossypium_hirsutum_v2.1 scaffold_861, whole genome shotgun sequence:
- the LOC121227345 gene encoding developmentally-regulated G-protein 3-like: MATVMQKIKDIEDEMARTQKNKATAHHLGLLKAKLAKLRRELLTPSSKGGGGAGEGFDVTKSGDARVGLVGFPSVGKSTLLNKLTGTFSEVASYEFTTLTCIPGVIMYRGAKIQLLDLPGIIEGAKDGKGRGRQVISTARTCNCILIVLDAIKPITHKRLIEKELEGFGIR, encoded by the exons atGGCCACTGTCATGCAAAAGATCAAAGACATCGAAGATGag ATGGCAAGGACTCAAAAGAACAAAGCAACAGCTCATCATCTGGGCTTGCTCAAG GCCAAACTTGCAAAGCTACGAAGAGAACTCCTTACACCTTCATCAAAAGGAGGAGGTGGTGCAGGTGAAGGTTTTGATGTTACCAAAAGTGGAGATGCAAGAGTTGGTCTAGTAGGTTTCCCTTCTGTGGGGAAATCTACGCTTCTTAACAAGTTGACAGGAACATTTTCAGAG GTTGCTTCCTATGAATTTACTACATTGACTTGTATCCCAGGTGTGATCATGTATAGAGGGGCTAAAATCCAG TTGTTGGATCTTCCGGGTATTATCGAGGGTGCTAAAGATGGCAAGGGTAGAGGGAGACAG GTTATCAGCACTGCCAGGACATGTAATTGTATATTAATCGTTCTTGATGCAATAAAACCAATAACTCACAAGCGTCTTATCGAGAAAGAGCTTGAAGGCTTTGGTATAAGGTAA